One window of Papaver somniferum cultivar HN1 chromosome 9, ASM357369v1, whole genome shotgun sequence genomic DNA carries:
- the LOC113311097 gene encoding glucomannan 4-beta-mannosyltransferase 9-like gives MDSSMEWVQLATSFVQENVHKLSISDVIDAFRMVWELFRSSCVVPVLKICVYICLTMTILLFIDRVYMSAIIFYVKSRGLKPQKIYKWEEIEDDHDVDVEKGHDLDLGHHSDHEQGHHSDHGHGHHSDHDHGLHSDHDHGHHSDHDHGHHSDQSDHGHGHHSDHGHGHHSDHDHGHDSDHSHHSHHSHHSHHSHHSDDSDHDHGHESDHSHHSHHSDDSHHSHHSHHSDHSHHSHHSDHDHDHDHDSDHDHDDQPSNYPMVLVQIPMYNEREVYKLSIGAACGLSWPSRRIIIQVLDDSTDPVIKDSVEIECKKWKSKGINIKYEIRDNRNGYKAGALAEGLKHQYVRQCDLVAMFDADFRPESDFLHRTIPYFKNNPEIGLVQARWTFVNSDECIMTRIQEMSLNYHFKVEQEVGSFAHAFFGFNGTAGVWRLSALQDAGGWKDRTTVEDMDLSVRACLKGWKFVFVGDVTVKNELPSTFKALRYQQHRWSCGPANLFKKMAKEIITNKAVSIRQKLHLLYSFFFVGKVVVHIGTFFFYCIVIPTAVLVPEVEIPKWGLVYIPTIITILNAIETPRSFYLVFNWILFENVMSMHRSKGTLVGLFEAGRVNEWVVTEKLGDALLKSKDNNNRLATKSSKVSLLSPIRERFYAMELCVGAYIFLCACYDVAFGRYWYFIYLFGQAIAFFIAGFGYVGTRVPNSWD, from the exons ATGGACTCATCAATGGAATGGGTTCAACTGGCAACAAGTTTTGTACAAGAAAATGTACATAAATTGAGTATATCAGATGTGATCGATGCATTTAGAATGGTATGGGAATTATTTAGAAGTTCATGTGTGGTTCCAGTTCTTAAGATATGTGTGTATATATGTTTAACAATGACCATACTGTTATTCATTGATAGAGTATATATGAGTGCTATCATCTTTTATGTTAAATCTCGTGGTTTGAAACCACAGAAAATTTACAAATGGGAAGAAATTGAGGACGATCATGATGTTGATGTTGAGAAAGGTCATGATCTTGATCTCGGACATCACTCTGATCATGAGCAGGGACACCACTCTGATCACGGTCACGGGCACCACTCTGATCACGACCACGGCCTCCATTCTGACCACGATCATGGGCATCATTCTGATCACGATCATGGTCACCACTCCGATCAATCTGATCACGGTCATGGCCATCACTCTGATCACGGTCATGGCCATCACTCTGATCACGATCACGGCCATGACTCGGATCACTCTCATCATTCTCATCACTCTCATCATTCTCATCATTCCCATCACTCGGATGACTCTGATCACGATCATGGCCATGAATCTGATCACTCTCATCATTCTCATCACTCTGATGACTCTCATCATTCTCATCACTCTCATCACTCGGATCACTCTCACCATTCTCATCACTCTGATCACGATCACGATCACGACCATGACTCTGATCACGATCACGATGATCAACCTTCGAATTATCCAATGGTTCTCGTTCAAATTCCAATGTACAATGAAAGAGAG GTTTATAAACTATCGATTGGAGCTGCATGTGGACTTTCATGGCCATCTAGAAGAATCATAATTCAAGTACTTGATGATTCCACCGACCCCGTCATCAAG GATTCGGTGGAGATAGAATGCAAAAAATGGAAAAGCAAAGGAATAAACATCAAGTATGAAATCAGGGATAACAGAAACGGGTACAAAGCAGGAGCTCTTGCAGAAGGTTTGAAACATCAATACGTACGGCAATGTGATTTGGTTGCAATGTTTGATGCCGATTTCAGACCGGAATCCGATTTCCTTCATCGGACTATTCCTTATTTCAAAAATAACCCTGAAATTGGTCTCGTTCAGGCTCGATGGACATTCG TGAATTCCGATGAGTGTATAATGACAAGAATCCAAGAAATGTCATTGAATTACCATTTCAAAGTTGAGCAAGAAGTTGGTTCTTTCGCCCATGCTTTCTTCGGTTTCAATGGAACTGCTGGGGTTTGGAGACTTTCTGCTCTGCAAGATGCCGGTGGGTGGAAGGATCGGACTACTGTCGAGGACATGGATCTTTCCGTTCGCGCCTGTCTCAAGGGATGGAAATTTGTGTTCGTCGGTGACGTAACG GTGAAAAATGAATTGCCGAGTACTTTTAAAGCACTCCGATACCAACAGCATAGATGGTCTTGTGGACCTGCAAATTTGTTTAAAaaaatggcgaaggaaatcaTCACCAATAAG GCTGTAAGCATAAGGCAGAAACTTCATTTGTTATATAGTTTCTTCTTTGTCGGAAAGGTTGTCGTCCATATCGGTACATTCTTCTTTTACTGCATCGTCATTCCTACAGCGGTTTTAGTTCCTGAAGTTGAAATTCCAAAATGGGGTTTAGTGTATATCCCTACAATCATAACTATTCTTAATGCAATTGAAACTCCAAG ATCTTTCTACCTAGTTTTCAACTGGATCCTCTTCGAAAATGTCATGTCCATGCATCGATCAAAAGGTACACTTGTCGGTCTGTTTGAGGCAGGAAGAGTAAATGAATGGGTTGTCACGGAAAAACTAGGAGATGCTCTACTCAAGTCAAAGGACAACAACAATAGATTAGCAACCAAATCATCAAAGGTGTCTCTATTGTCACCAATTCGCGAAAG ATTTTATGCGATGGAACTATGCGTCGGAGCGTACATCTTCCTTTGTGCTTGCTATGATGTCGCATTCGGGAGGTATTGGTACTTCATATACTTGTTTGGCCAAGCCATTGCGTTCTTCATTGCTGGTTTCGGTTATGTTGGAACTCGCGTCCCTAATTCTTGGGATTAA